In Salarias fasciatus chromosome 4, fSalaFa1.1, whole genome shotgun sequence, the DNA window GAATTTAGGGGTCTTTGGATCATACTCAAGCACTGTGACACctgctgtcagaggaaaacatgtttattattGTATCATGTTCAGCAGAAAAATGCAGCTGAAATTCAATGGAAGGTTGGAACAAGATGTAAGTTGCAAATAAAATGGcaatacattgtttttttctaccaaaaaaacacactcgATAACCTGAAGATGCAAACTCTAACGGCCATACCCTAAAATCATAGAATCATACTTGCATTTAAGTATTTTCTGAACTTtgcaatgtttttcttctcgttagaacacagaaagacactAATTATATCTCTCTGTCCATGCAGGTCTTTTCTGTcagctgtcctccagcaggcaTGGCAGAGTTTGTGCGTCTCCCGTCCTCGTCGctcagcagaggaacagctCCACTGCACAGAACATTAAACTTGATTTTGACCAGAGCACAGGTGAAGATTTTTCCATTCTGATGGAAAAAATGAAGATGGGCTCCCAAGATCTTACAACCTGAGGCACTTGTTGAGCCTGAATTCATCATTGAAGATGTGTCCCAGCTGTACCTGTCAAGTGTTTgtataaacaaacacatttttcatgtttacctctgacttttctttgtgtgtgtgaattaattTTGCAGGAGTGGCAGTCATGCACATGCAGTGTCCTCCAGTAAATGCCCTCAGCTTGGAGTTCCTCACAGAGATCTGCATCACCGTGGAGAAGCTGGAGATGGAtaagagctgcagaggcctcaTCATCACCTCGGTAATCCCATCGGATTAACCCACGGCGGCAGTGTGGATCGTTATCACTGCTGTATTTCTCCAGTGTTTAAccttttgaatgttttctgagCAGTGTGCTTCTTTTACTCCTGGGTTGCACATCTAGACAGTTTACTCTGAGTTGTGTTTCATACATGCAGAGCCAGCCCAAGGTGTTCTCAGCTGGTCTGGATCTCCTGGAGATGTATGAGACGAGCACGGAGCACCGTGGCGAGTTCTGGAGAGCTGTGCAAGAGATGTGGTTGAAATTGTACAGCTCCAAGTTAGTCACAATAGCAGCAATCaatgtatgtacacacacacacgcgcacgcgcacacacatgcacacacacacacacacacacacacacacgcacgttcACTCCATCTGTAAATCACACAGCCCTGGTTCTTACAGCCTGACTCTTTTCACAGggctccagtcctgcaggtgGCTGTCTGATGGCAATGACCTGTGACTACAGGATTATGGCAGACAACCCTCGTTACGGTATCGGCCTGAATGAGACGCAGCTCGGCATGGTCGCAccgttttggtaaagattaGATCTGGTAAAGAtctgtaaaaataataataataataacgaaGCATTTCTAGTCCCTCATTTATGAACGTTGCTTACACACAAAATGGACCCTGAAAGTAGCGTACGTCACTTTCTACGCAAATGTCAGGAtttcaaaaacaattaaaggtgctgtaggcaggattccacatctctgccatcttgcttaaggttacctaagcaagatggcgatttgacccatgtaagatggcgatttgaaacccagcacagccaatccggtcctgttttctctgacatcacgcccttacgcaagttacgcccctcccacaagaacgcacgacgaacgcccctcaaccaatcacggttagagcctcatgggctcttctgattggtcaaagatacctggagctgtcaagattccttttcggctcagaacagagacagatggaaacgctgcgccctcgcggtagagcaattGTGCtccactcctaaaggattatcaatggatactctaacatttaatccaaagaaaacacagaaaaattagcattgacgagtaaaatcctgcctacagcacctttaagttgttAATTAATTcttcattcatatttttttcctgccgtGATTGATCAAAAGTCCACTGATTAGCAGGCAGAATATTCAGGAGGTACTTTGCATTGACAATTTATAATAGAAAGTGGGCGTGTCTAGGGCAGGACATGCTTTCCAAGCGGACTGTGATTTATAAAAGGAAAAGTGTGAGCAGGTGTGCGTGCGCCTGGTTAAAGAAGTCTGACTTGTTTTTGGCTTTTGGGCATATGTTGACTTTATTATTACTCCGTGTTTTATGAATGAGGCccctggtgtttctgctgctgccgcctgcAGGTTGAA includes these proteins:
- the LOC115387555 gene encoding enoyl-CoA delta isomerase 1, mitochondrial-like, whose translation is MALRAALRKSCALTGLFCQLSSSRHGRVCASPVLVAQQRNSSTAQNIKLDFDQSTGVAVMHMQCPPVNALSLEFLTEICITVEKLEMDKSCRGLIITSSQPKVFSAGLDLLEMYETSTEHRGEFWRAVQEMWLKLYSSKLVTIAAINGSSPAGGCLMAMTCDYRIMADNPRYGIGLNETQLGMVAPFWLKDSMVNTVGHRLTELALQLGLLYNPSEALKIGLVDLVVPEDQVLSTAKKTITKWCAIPEHARQISKFMVRKSTIDNMLAHRETNIQDFIEFTSRDSIQKSLRTYLEMLKKRKA